Proteins encoded in a region of the Clostridium beijerinckii genome:
- the nagB gene encoding glucosamine-6-phosphate deaminase has product MKLLVVKDYEEMSEVAAKIFKEVISEKTNAVLGLATGSTPEGLYKKLIEMNRNKEIDFSNIKTVNLDEYVGLGGEDPQSYRYFMNEKLFNHVNINKANTFVPNGLAENLDEEAKNYDKKVDELGGIDIQILGIGANGHIAFNEPDDFLIAETHVTGLTKTTIEANSRFFKSIDEVPTKALSMGLGQIMKARKIVLLVKGQDKAEAIKGLFKGNITTHNPATMLHMHKDVTVIIDEEMANAIK; this is encoded by the coding sequence ATGAAGTTACTAGTAGTTAAAGATTATGAAGAAATGAGTGAAGTTGCAGCTAAAATATTTAAGGAGGTAATTTCTGAGAAAACAAATGCTGTCCTAGGACTAGCTACAGGAAGTACTCCTGAAGGTTTATATAAAAAGCTTATAGAAATGAACAGAAATAAAGAAATAGATTTTTCTAATATAAAAACAGTAAACTTAGATGAATATGTTGGACTTGGAGGAGAAGATCCTCAAAGCTACAGATATTTTATGAATGAAAAGTTATTTAATCATGTTAATATAAATAAAGCAAATACATTTGTTCCAAATGGCTTAGCAGAAAATCTTGATGAAGAAGCTAAGAATTATGATAAAAAAGTGGATGAATTAGGTGGCATTGATATACAAATCCTTGGAATAGGTGCTAATGGCCATATTGCATTCAATGAACCAGATGATTTTTTAATAGCAGAAACTCATGTAACAGGTTTAACTAAAACTACAATAGAGGCAAATTCTAGATTTTTCAAATCTATAGATGAAGTACCTACAAAGGCGTTATCTATGGGTCTTGGTCAAATAATGAAAGCTAGAAAAATAGTATTGTTAGTAAAAGGTCAAGATAAAGCAGAAGCAATAAAAGGATTATTTAAAGGAAATATTACAACTCATAATCCAGCAACTATGTTACACATGCATAAAGATGTAACAGTAATAATAGATGAAGAAATGGCAAATGCAATTAAGTAA
- a CDS encoding GntR family transcriptional regulator produces MAKYEEIAEDIRNRILNGEYNPNEQLPLEKEMCEYYGVSRITIKKAVDELVIQGLVIKRRGSGTFVKALDEEGVQELSLAKQFEGFSEAHKDRKVTSKIVKFEVIHPTEEIATKLKITTDDFVYYVIRTRYADDSPYVIEYTYMPIGLIPGIKNDILTSSVYGYIEKNLKLKIKSAHRIIRAILPNELEQEYLEIENNFPILEVEQVGFLDNGQPFEFSTAHHRSDRIEFRTVSIK; encoded by the coding sequence ATGGCAAAATATGAGGAAATTGCTGAAGACATAAGAAATAGAATATTGAATGGTGAATATAATCCTAATGAACAGTTGCCTTTAGAAAAAGAAATGTGTGAATATTATGGGGTTAGTAGAATAACAATAAAAAAAGCTGTTGATGAGCTAGTAATTCAAGGGTTAGTAATAAAGCGGAGAGGTTCTGGAACATTTGTAAAAGCTCTTGATGAAGAGGGGGTTCAGGAATTAAGTCTAGCAAAACAATTTGAAGGATTTTCAGAAGCTCATAAGGATAGAAAAGTAACATCTAAAATTGTAAAATTCGAAGTAATTCACCCAACGGAAGAAATTGCAACTAAGCTAAAGATTACTACTGATGATTTTGTTTATTATGTAATAAGAACTAGATACGCGGATGATAGTCCATATGTAATTGAGTATACATATATGCCAATAGGCCTTATACCTGGCATAAAAAACGATATTTTAACGAGTTCAGTTTATGGTTACATTGAAAAAAATCTTAAACTTAAAATAAAAAGTGCTCATAGGATTATTCGAGCTATTTTACCAAATGAGTTGGAACAGGAATATCTAGAAATAGAAAATAACTTTCCAATATTGGAAGTGGAGCAGGTGGGGTTTTTAGACAATGGCCAGCCTTTTGAATTTTCAACAGCACACCATAGAAGTGATAGGATTGAATTTAGGACTGTAAGTATTAAATAA
- a CDS encoding ROK family protein, whose product MSHLIGIDIGGTNLRAAVISKDGEIIEIFKIENEVQRGPAYNLDKLIKQIEVKWNRYELEKVGVGVPGPLDLKEGKLLNPVNLKGWENFKIKEYLSKRLNLPVSVNNDANVAGLAESLVGSAKDCDSVFYITVSTGVGGALILNKKIINGAHSQTGEIYNMIINEDKYRQVGLNNGSLEGQCSGVNIARIASQIYGQELTTKEVFNLYEKKDEKAVQVIEKWINNISIGIANVIAVVDPETVVIGGAVLIYNTYLLPKIIECTKTKVSDPSIVDIRIAQIGDNAGLIGAAML is encoded by the coding sequence ATGTCTCATTTAATAGGAATAGATATTGGGGGGACAAATTTAAGGGCAGCGGTTATTTCCAAGGATGGAGAAATAATAGAGATATTTAAAATTGAAAACGAAGTACAAAGGGGTCCAGCTTATAATTTGGATAAATTAATTAAACAAATAGAAGTTAAATGGAATCGTTATGAACTCGAAAAAGTTGGAGTAGGAGTACCAGGGCCATTAGATTTAAAAGAAGGAAAGCTGTTAAATCCAGTTAATTTAAAGGGATGGGAAAATTTTAAAATAAAAGAATATCTAAGTAAAAGGTTGAATTTACCAGTAAGCGTTAATAATGATGCAAATGTAGCAGGTCTTGCAGAAAGTCTGGTTGGAAGTGCAAAAGATTGTGATTCGGTATTTTATATAACCGTTTCTACAGGTGTAGGTGGTGCATTAATTCTTAATAAGAAAATTATAAATGGAGCGCATAGTCAGACAGGCGAAATTTATAACATGATAATAAATGAAGATAAATACCGTCAAGTGGGTTTAAATAATGGCAGCTTAGAAGGTCAATGCAGCGGAGTGAATATAGCTAGAATAGCATCACAAATATATGGACAAGAATTAACTACAAAAGAAGTATTTAATTTATATGAAAAAAAAGATGAGAAGGCTGTCCAGGTAATAGAAAAATGGATTAACAATATTTCAATTGGTATAGCTAATGTGATAGCTGTAGTAGATCCAGAAACTGTAGTTATTGGTGGAGCAGTATTAATATATAATACTTACTTGCTACCTAAAATTATTGAGTGCACTAAGACTAAGGTTTCAGATCCATCTATTGTTGATATAAGAATAGCGCAAATTGGTGATAATGCAGGTCTTATTGGTGCAGCAATGTTATAG
- a CDS encoding SIS domain-containing protein, which translates to MNPKQIIKEIKEKQEEIRSVIFVGCGASKAELYPAKYFLENNSKNLRVSHYTANEFNYGTIASLDKTAIVISASLGGSTPETVQANAKAKEYGAHVISLTRAENSALTKDADYVICHRFAESYGAKLEKMGYALELAVEILEQYEGYKDYEDAQVAFSKIYDLADSAAKSAIADAKRFAEAYKNDSMIYLMSSGATAEVAYSTSICLMMEMQWINSGSFHSGEFFHGPFEIVDKDVPFILLMNEGSTRPIDARALTFLKRFEAKTTVVDALDYGLSSVIPKTVIDYFNPMLITAVFRVYAEELSYARQHPLTKRRYMWKLEY; encoded by the coding sequence ATGAATCCAAAACAAATTATAAAAGAAATAAAAGAAAAACAAGAAGAAATTAGAAGTGTTATATTTGTAGGATGTGGAGCTTCAAAAGCAGAATTATATCCAGCAAAATATTTTTTAGAAAATAATTCGAAAAATCTACGTGTTAGTCACTATACTGCTAACGAATTCAATTATGGTACAATAGCTTCATTAGATAAAACTGCAATTGTTATATCCGCTTCACTTGGCGGTAGTACTCCTGAAACAGTACAAGCTAATGCTAAGGCTAAAGAATATGGTGCACATGTAATCTCATTAACTCGTGCAGAGAATTCGGCTCTTACAAAAGATGCTGATTATGTTATCTGTCATAGATTTGCTGAAAGCTATGGTGCAAAATTAGAAAAGATGGGTTATGCGCTTGAACTTGCAGTGGAAATATTAGAGCAATATGAAGGATATAAAGATTATGAAGATGCACAGGTTGCTTTCAGCAAGATATATGATTTAGCAGATTCAGCGGCAAAATCAGCGATAGCAGATGCAAAGAGATTTGCTGAAGCTTATAAAAATGATTCAATGATTTACTTAATGAGTAGTGGTGCAACAGCTGAAGTTGCTTATTCAACATCAATTTGTTTAATGATGGAAATGCAATGGATTAATTCAGGAAGTTTCCATTCGGGAGAGTTTTTCCATGGACCATTTGAAATAGTAGATAAAGATGTACCATTTATTTTGTTAATGAATGAGGGAAGCACTCGTCCAATCGATGCCCGTGCATTAACATTCTTAAAGCGTTTTGAAGCGAAAACAACAGTTGTTGATGCTTTGGATTATGGATTATCTTCAGTTATCCCAAAAACAGTTATTGATTATTTTAATCCAATGTTAATTACAGCAGTATTCCGTGTATATGCTGAAGAACTTTCTTATGCACGTCAGCATCCACTAACTAAAAGAAGATATATGTGGAAATTAGAATATTAA
- a CDS encoding glycoside hydrolase family 1 protein: MSIQFKFPENFWWGSATSGPQSEGRFNKKHDSVFDHWFDIEPEAFFNGVGPNVASNFYNSYKEDLKLIKEIGLNSIRTSIQWTRLIKDFETGEVDEDGLKFYNAVIDECIANDILPVMNLHHFDLPVELYDKYGGWESKHVVDLFALFAKKCFELFGDRVKHWATFNEPMVVVEGEYLYQFHYPKIVDGKKAVQVLYNLNLASAKAIKEFKESNCSKNGGKIGIILNLTPSYPRSQNEEDVKAAKFAEDFFNNSFLDPAIKGEFTTDLVEVLTKDNVIWESTEEELEIIKNNTIDFLGVNYYQPRRAKAKEEKFDESKGWMPNKYFDDYEMPGRRMNPYRGWEIYPQCMYDIAINIRDNYNNIPWYISENGMGVEGEEKYINADGVIEDDYRIEFYEEHLSYLYKGISEGSNCFGYHTWTPIDCWSWANAYKNRYGFISVDLDTQKKTIKKSGRWIKEVAKNNGF; this comes from the coding sequence ATGAGTATACAATTCAAGTTCCCAGAAAATTTTTGGTGGGGATCAGCAACATCAGGTCCACAAAGTGAAGGACGATTTAATAAAAAGCATGATAGTGTATTTGATCATTGGTTTGATATAGAACCAGAAGCATTTTTTAATGGAGTAGGTCCTAATGTAGCATCAAACTTTTATAACAGCTATAAAGAAGATTTAAAATTGATTAAAGAAATAGGTTTAAATAGTATTAGAACATCAATTCAATGGACAAGATTGATAAAAGATTTTGAAACTGGAGAAGTAGATGAAGATGGTTTAAAATTCTATAATGCTGTAATAGACGAATGTATTGCAAATGATATCCTTCCAGTTATGAATCTACACCATTTTGATTTACCAGTTGAATTATATGATAAATATGGCGGATGGGAATCAAAACATGTAGTAGATTTATTTGCATTGTTTGCAAAGAAGTGCTTTGAGTTATTTGGAGATAGAGTTAAACATTGGGCAACATTTAATGAACCTATGGTTGTAGTTGAAGGTGAATATTTATATCAATTCCATTATCCAAAGATAGTTGATGGGAAAAAAGCAGTGCAAGTTTTATATAATCTAAATTTGGCATCAGCAAAGGCTATAAAAGAGTTTAAAGAATCAAATTGTAGTAAGAATGGTGGGAAGATTGGTATTATTCTTAATTTAACGCCTTCATATCCAAGATCACAAAATGAAGAAGATGTAAAAGCTGCTAAATTTGCAGAAGATTTCTTTAACAATTCATTTTTGGATCCAGCTATAAAAGGTGAGTTTACAACGGATTTAGTTGAAGTTTTAACCAAAGATAATGTAATATGGGAATCAACAGAAGAAGAATTAGAAATAATAAAGAACAACACAATTGACTTCTTAGGTGTTAACTATTACCAACCAAGAAGAGCAAAAGCTAAGGAAGAAAAATTCGACGAGTCAAAAGGTTGGATGCCTAATAAGTATTTTGACGATTATGAAATGCCTGGAAGAAGAATGAATCCATATAGAGGATGGGAGATATACCCACAATGTATGTATGATATAGCAATTAATATAAGAGATAATTATAACAACATTCCATGGTATATATCTGAAAATGGTATGGGAGTTGAAGGGGAAGAAAAATATATAAATGCAGATGGAGTTATAGAAGATGATTATAGAATAGAGTTCTATGAGGAACATTTATCATATCTTTATAAAGGGATAAGTGAAGGATCTAATTGTTTTGGTTATCATACATGGACTCCGATAGACTGTTGGTCATGGGCTAATGCATATAAAAATAGATATGGATTTATTTCTGTAGACTTAGATACTCAAAAAAAGACAATTAAAAAATCAGGAAGATGGATTAAAGAAGTTGCAAAAAATAACGGATTTTAG
- a CDS encoding ROK family protein, whose amino-acid sequence MRKFMVFDIGGSSVKWSVINENGEFIENGKFNVPSDKEEFFSKLSRTTNEMKEKFDVKGIAISAPGAVDSESGLIGGTSAIPYIHGPNFKEILNEKTNLNVELENDANCAALGECWLGAGKDNKDLAFVVCGSGIGGAIVKDKKIHGGVHKHGGEFGYCSIICELEGELKFASWSKVGSTTALVRKVEKLKGLDEGSLDGVKVFDLCNNGDKIAINEVNKYYFIMAAGIYNIQYTYDPEVIILGGAISERTEYVEEINKRMDILMSSYLEGKIKPVLKTCVFGNDANKLGALCNYLQREKIL is encoded by the coding sequence ATGAGAAAATTTATGGTTTTTGATATAGGTGGGAGCTCAGTAAAATGGTCTGTAATTAACGAAAATGGAGAATTTATTGAAAATGGGAAGTTTAATGTTCCAAGTGATAAAGAAGAATTTTTTTCTAAGTTATCAAGAACAACCAATGAAATGAAGGAAAAATTTGATGTTAAAGGAATTGCAATAAGTGCTCCAGGAGCAGTTGATAGTGAAAGTGGATTAATAGGAGGAACAAGTGCTATTCCGTATATACATGGGCCTAACTTTAAAGAGATTTTAAATGAAAAGACAAATTTAAACGTTGAACTTGAAAACGATGCTAATTGCGCAGCCCTTGGGGAATGTTGGCTTGGAGCTGGGAAGGACAATAAAGATTTAGCATTTGTTGTATGTGGATCAGGTATAGGTGGAGCAATAGTTAAGGATAAGAAGATTCACGGTGGCGTTCATAAGCATGGAGGAGAATTTGGCTACTGTTCAATAATCTGTGAATTAGAGGGAGAACTTAAATTTGCTAGCTGGAGCAAGGTTGGATCTACCACAGCATTAGTAAGAAAAGTTGAGAAATTAAAGGGATTGGATGAAGGAAGCCTTGATGGTGTTAAAGTTTTTGACTTGTGTAATAATGGAGATAAGATAGCAATTAATGAAGTTAATAAATATTATTTTATCATGGCAGCAGGAATATATAACATTCAATATACTTATGATCCAGAAGTTATTATTTTAGGTGGAGCAATAAGTGAAAGAACAGAATATGTTGAGGAAATAAATAAGAGAATGGACATACTTATGAGCAGTTATTTGGAAGGGAAAATAAAACCAGTTTTAAAAACATGCGTATTTGGAAATGATGCTAATAAACTAGGTGCATTATGTAATTATCTTCAGAGAGAAAAAATTCTATAA
- a CDS encoding PTS system mannose/fructose/sorbose family transporter subunit IID yields MQNIQKQNDPNKWKYMKFLWRSWAIQASWNYERQMNMGFLYGIAPILDNIYKDPKDDELKKEAYKRHMNFYNCTPQTNAFVLGLSASMEEQYYEDKENFNPESINAMKTSLMGPLSGVGDSFFQGTVRILAFGLGINLAQQGSILGPILAIIISFIPSFLVTYYGGKIGYSMGNKYLTKLYNEGLMDKVMYICSIVGLMVIGSMMASMIGITTPVQFGEKFVLQDVLNGIIPQSIPLGVTFFMYWLLRKKVSTGWMLAICILGGILLSILGIFK; encoded by the coding sequence ATGCAAAATATACAAAAACAAAATGATCCAAATAAATGGAAGTATATGAAATTTCTATGGCGTTCTTGGGCAATTCAAGCTTCATGGAACTATGAAAGACAAATGAATATGGGCTTTTTATATGGAATTGCTCCTATTTTAGACAACATATATAAAGATCCTAAGGATGATGAATTAAAAAAAGAAGCTTATAAACGCCATATGAATTTTTATAATTGTACACCTCAAACAAATGCTTTTGTTTTAGGATTAAGTGCTTCAATGGAAGAACAATACTATGAAGACAAAGAAAATTTTAATCCTGAATCGATTAATGCTATGAAAACTTCATTAATGGGACCATTATCTGGAGTAGGAGACTCTTTCTTTCAAGGAACTGTACGTATATTGGCTTTTGGATTAGGTATTAATTTAGCGCAACAAGGTAGTATTTTAGGACCAATATTAGCAATAATTATTTCATTTATTCCATCATTTCTTGTTACGTATTATGGTGGGAAAATTGGTTATTCAATGGGAAATAAATATTTAACAAAGCTCTATAATGAAGGGCTCATGGATAAAGTAATGTACATTTGTTCTATTGTTGGACTTATGGTTATTGGATCTATGATGGCCAGTATGATTGGAATTACAACTCCAGTGCAGTTTGGTGAAAAATTTGTTTTACAAGATGTATTAAATGGGATAATACCACAGAGTATACCACTTGGCGTAACATTCTTTATGTATTGGTTATTAAGAAAGAAAGTATCAACAGGATGGATGCTTGCGATTTGTATTCTAGGTGGAATATTATTGAGTATTTTAGGTATTTTTAAATAA
- a CDS encoding PTS mannose/fructose/sorbose/N-acetylgalactosamine transporter subunit IIC, protein MLIKSILLGFIGVICILDSRLLGRMNLERPLIVSTLVGLVLGDIQKGLMVGAALELISLGLVNIGAAAPPDMNMASIIATSFAILSNADSEAALTIAIPIAVLGQMLGVLMRTILANLTHKADSLIENGEYKKACNIHIVWGTFLYSLMYFVPIFLAIYFGTDLVKNIVEVIPSWITNGLNLSSKILTAYGFALLLSTMLSTKMLPFLLGGFFITAYSNLSVTGVAISACIVAFVLAEFKFKNEKIVDELDILD, encoded by the coding sequence ATGTTAATTAAGTCAATATTATTAGGTTTCATTGGTGTTATTTGTATTTTAGACTCTAGACTTTTAGGCAGAATGAATTTAGAAAGGCCGTTAATAGTTAGTACGCTTGTAGGGCTCGTTTTAGGCGATATTCAAAAAGGATTAATGGTTGGAGCTGCTCTTGAATTAATTTCTTTAGGATTAGTAAACATAGGAGCGGCAGCACCACCAGATATGAATATGGCATCCATTATTGCTACATCGTTTGCTATTTTATCAAATGCGGATTCAGAGGCAGCACTAACTATTGCGATTCCAATTGCGGTGCTTGGACAAATGCTTGGAGTTTTAATGAGAACTATTCTTGCAAACTTAACTCATAAAGCTGACTCGTTAATTGAAAATGGGGAATATAAAAAAGCCTGTAATATTCATATTGTTTGGGGAACATTTTTGTATTCACTAATGTATTTTGTACCAATATTTTTAGCAATTTATTTTGGAACAGATTTAGTAAAAAATATTGTAGAAGTTATTCCGTCATGGATTACAAACGGTCTAAATTTATCAAGTAAAATTCTAACAGCTTATGGATTTGCTTTATTGCTTAGCACTATGCTGTCAACAAAAATGCTTCCATTTTTATTAGGAGGATTTTTTATTACAGCATATTCTAATTTAAGTGTGACTGGTGTTGCTATTTCGGCTTGTATTGTAGCATTTGTTTTGGCTGAATTTAAATTTAAAAATGAGAAGATAGTTGATGAATTAGATATTTTAGATTGA
- the nagA gene encoding N-acetylglucosamine-6-phosphate deacetylase: MLIRNCNIIYLDKIEQGSILVEDGKIKEINPSNIDTNSILDANGLYVSPGFIDVHIHGAGGSDTMDGTSESINTISNTIIKHGTTSFTPTTMTVAVDDIRKSLDAIKSIKEKGSDGAHILGVHLEGPFVSPKAIGAQNPNYILMPSISAYNDIVKDYEDIIISITLAPEVEGAKELIKYLSSIGIVCSLGHSSATYEEAMEAIECGACHATHLFNAMTPLTHRNPGVVGAVFDSDITTETISDGIHISYPALRIAYKQKGTDNVLLISDAMMACCMPNGNYSLGGQDVIVNDGEARLKNGALAGSVLTLDKAVKNVYKNSNLPLYEVIKMASYNGAKHCKVEDRKGQIKEGYDADLIFFDDDINIKKVLVLGKEVYSE; encoded by the coding sequence ATGTTAATAAGAAATTGTAATATAATTTACCTAGACAAGATAGAACAAGGCTCAATTCTAGTTGAAGATGGGAAAATTAAAGAGATAAATCCTTCCAATATAGATACAAATAGCATTTTAGATGCGAATGGTCTATATGTTTCACCTGGTTTTATTGATGTTCATATACACGGCGCAGGAGGCTCAGATACAATGGACGGTACCAGTGAATCAATCAATACCATTTCTAATACTATAATTAAACACGGAACAACTTCTTTTACTCCTACAACTATGACTGTTGCTGTGGACGATATAAGAAAATCTTTAGACGCAATTAAAAGTATAAAAGAAAAAGGTTCAGACGGTGCTCACATTCTTGGAGTGCATTTAGAAGGTCCGTTTGTAAGTCCGAAAGCAATTGGTGCTCAAAATCCCAACTATATTTTGATGCCATCTATTTCAGCTTACAATGATATAGTTAAGGATTACGAGGATATTATTATATCTATAACATTAGCCCCAGAAGTTGAAGGTGCTAAAGAACTTATTAAGTATTTATCCTCAATTGGAATAGTATGCTCATTAGGTCATAGCAGCGCTACGTATGAAGAGGCTATGGAAGCTATTGAATGTGGTGCTTGCCATGCAACTCATCTTTTTAATGCTATGACTCCTTTAACTCACAGAAATCCAGGAGTAGTAGGAGCTGTATTTGACAGTGATATAACAACTGAAACTATTTCAGATGGAATTCATATTTCATACCCAGCTTTAAGAATTGCTTACAAACAAAAAGGTACTGATAATGTTTTATTAATCTCTGATGCTATGATGGCTTGCTGCATGCCTAATGGTAATTACTCCTTAGGAGGTCAAGATGTTATTGTTAATGATGGTGAGGCACGCTTAAAAAATGGTGCTTTAGCTGGTTCTGTTCTTACCCTTGATAAAGCAGTAAAAAATGTATACAAAAACTCTAATCTACCACTTTATGAAGTAATAAAAATGGCATCTTATAATGGTGCTAAACATTGTAAAGTTGAGGATCGAAAAGGCCAAATTAAGGAAGGCTATGATGCAGATTTGATATTCTTTGATGATGATATAAATATAAAAAAGGTATTAGTTTTGGGTAAGGAAGTATACTCAGAATAA
- a CDS encoding PTS sugar transporter subunit IIB, producing MIKLVRIDHRLLHGQVVFSWTKSLGISRIIVVDDETANDEMKKVSLNLSKPVGVTLNIFSVNDILARMSKVEQLKDNIMIVFRGTKEALEFCKSCSSIKEINYGGIANKENSKQYSNAIFLNPEELEDTKKLKAMGINLYMQQVPTSKREDLTSKI from the coding sequence ATGATTAAATTGGTAAGAATCGATCACCGTTTATTACATGGACAAGTAGTTTTTTCATGGACAAAAAGTTTAGGGATTTCAAGAATTATTGTTGTAGATGATGAAACTGCAAATGATGAAATGAAAAAAGTTTCGCTAAACTTATCAAAACCAGTTGGAGTAACTTTAAATATATTTTCGGTAAACGACATATTAGCGAGAATGTCTAAAGTTGAACAATTAAAAGATAATATTATGATTGTTTTTAGAGGTACTAAAGAAGCATTAGAGTTCTGTAAAAGCTGCTCTAGTATTAAAGAAATTAATTATGGGGGAATTGCAAATAAAGAAAATTCAAAGCAATATAGTAATGCTATTTTCCTAAATCCAGAAGAATTAGAAGATACCAAAAAGCTGAAAGCAATGGGGATCAACCTATATATGCAACAAGTTCCTACTTCAAAGAGGGAAGATTTAACTTCTAAAATATAA
- a CDS encoding PTS sugar transporter subunit IIA encodes MIQIILASHGDLAKGMKDTLGMIIGDVSMVEAFSSYRNEEVNVREIVEKIVREKYIEADIFIFTDILGGSVNTEMMSLIKEYPKIHVISGMNLPIIISVATQANEISESLLQQIIEESQQGIVDCNKLLNECKNIKEEDL; translated from the coding sequence ATGATACAAATTATTTTAGCTAGTCATGGTGATCTGGCAAAGGGAATGAAAGATACTTTGGGTATGATAATTGGAGATGTATCTATGGTTGAAGCTTTTTCATCTTATAGAAACGAAGAAGTAAACGTTAGGGAAATAGTAGAAAAAATAGTAAGAGAAAAATACATTGAAGCAGATATATTTATTTTCACAGATATTCTTGGTGGAAGCGTTAATACAGAAATGATGTCTTTAATAAAAGAATATCCTAAAATACATGTTATTTCAGGAATGAATTTACCTATAATTATTTCAGTTGCTACTCAAGCAAATGAAATTTCTGAAAGTCTATTGCAGCAGATTATTGAAGAAAGTCAGCAGGGAATAGTTGACTGCAATAAATTGCTTAATGAATGTAAAAATATAAAGGAGGAAGATTTATGA
- a CDS encoding GntR family transcriptional regulator — translation MSTINKNSNIPLYVQLMNILIEKIESSMEENEKLDSEREICKKYAVSRTTVREALDELEKNNYIYKVQGKGNFISPRVVEQDLIKVSSFTEEMKKRGKNPTSKLLNFEIMEANSKVSKKLNIEKNELVYKISRIRIADNIPMIYEMTYLPYERFKQLTKDMIEKNPLYEILRNTFNINITSAEEVIESVLINKLESVYLEIPQGQAGLKFERIAYEQNEIVEYTITIARGDKYRYRVCLKN, via the coding sequence ATGAGTACGATAAATAAAAATTCTAATATTCCTTTGTATGTTCAACTAATGAATATTCTCATTGAAAAAATAGAAAGCAGCATGGAAGAAAATGAAAAATTGGACTCCGAAAGAGAAATATGCAAAAAATATGCTGTTAGCAGAACTACAGTAAGAGAAGCATTAGATGAGTTGGAAAAAAATAATTATATTTATAAAGTTCAAGGAAAAGGAAATTTCATTTCGCCAAGAGTTGTAGAACAAGATTTAATAAAGGTATCATCTTTTACTGAGGAAATGAAAAAACGTGGAAAAAATCCGACTTCTAAATTATTAAATTTTGAAATAATGGAAGCCAACAGCAAAGTGTCTAAAAAATTAAATATAGAAAAGAACGAGCTTGTATATAAAATCTCGAGAATAAGGATTGCGGATAACATTCCCATGATATATGAAATGACTTATTTGCCGTATGAAAGATTTAAGCAGCTTACTAAGGATATGATAGAAAAAAATCCATTATATGAGATATTAAGAAATACTTTTAATATTAACATTACATCTGCTGAAGAAGTAATAGAAAGTGTTTTGATAAATAAATTAGAAAGTGTTTATTTAGAAATACCTCAAGGGCAGGCAGGATTAAAGTTTGAAAGAATAGCATATGAGCAAAATGAGATCGTTGAATATACCATAACAATAGCTAGAGGAGATAAATATAGATACAGGGTTTGTTTAAAAAATTAA